Proteins from one Arthrobacter sp. DNA4 genomic window:
- a CDS encoding DUF4236 domain-containing protein, which translates to MKIALGGRLFLHQLLMHTISLTRRNGFSYAKYIGGTGLGFRYRKSMSFGPVRITASKRGLGASVGAGPLRVTKSATGRTTTTVRVPKTGISYSTSSSTRRSTQNAGVGRSNPSRGRIDHRIISDEAWRQLLVPDGTPAATKFQRNFVRAVVARATGTRPSLMHLTQGQAANVLTFVGESPARLNAGGRGVAQLEKAGTVAQWTMLGLLLLIVTVSSPAGFVLAAGIVGLTLVLRKRRRDRQAWEDATWSASLREPVRSSTDGIERLAADAPPHQDPSYAVPLEPSAAVNLAASSHKRSYPVSLGRAEWPNVEVVGEHAYGKAIKAALRANGAFSARRTDGEAEGVQVELVAEPDNPHDSNAISVRWRGRVLGYLSREDAPRYKQPIRRIIASGLVAATTARMWGYDGAKFRARVTVALPEPELITPLNEAPTGVTTLLPWGSGIQVLKEENHFDILSSHVPTDGRGLLLVSLHKEINTLKNGTQRPFVEVRLDGTRVGELSNVTSAHLLPLLEHTEAVGETAVAYAKITGSALAAQLVLHAAKATEISNDWLSEGPHPAPKLLPLAANYKVPAAYAK; encoded by the coding sequence GTGAAAATTGCACTCGGTGGCCGTTTGTTCCTGCACCAATTACTGATGCATACAATCTCTCTTACGAGGAGAAATGGCTTCTCGTATGCCAAATATATTGGGGGTACGGGTTTGGGGTTTCGTTACCGCAAGTCAATGAGTTTTGGGCCGGTGCGGATCACCGCATCGAAGCGCGGATTGGGCGCAAGCGTTGGAGCGGGCCCCTTGCGGGTCACGAAGTCGGCAACGGGTCGCACAACAACTACGGTGAGGGTCCCCAAGACTGGGATCTCCTATTCGACCAGCAGCTCCACCCGCCGTTCCACCCAGAACGCTGGCGTTGGGCGATCTAATCCTTCGCGTGGCCGCATCGACCATCGAATCATCAGCGACGAAGCGTGGCGGCAGCTCCTGGTGCCGGATGGAACGCCGGCGGCCACGAAGTTCCAACGGAACTTCGTGCGTGCAGTCGTCGCCCGCGCAACCGGAACGCGCCCCAGCCTCATGCACCTGACCCAGGGACAGGCAGCAAACGTCCTTACCTTCGTCGGTGAAAGCCCGGCGAGGTTGAACGCGGGCGGCCGCGGCGTGGCACAGCTTGAGAAGGCCGGGACAGTTGCCCAGTGGACGATGCTCGGCTTGCTGCTGCTTATTGTCACAGTCTCTTCGCCTGCAGGGTTTGTGCTGGCAGCGGGCATTGTCGGGCTAACTTTAGTGCTGCGAAAGCGCCGTCGTGACCGCCAGGCGTGGGAGGACGCCACCTGGTCAGCCAGCCTCAGAGAACCTGTCAGGTCCTCTACCGACGGTATCGAAAGATTGGCTGCTGACGCTCCGCCCCATCAGGATCCGTCATACGCGGTGCCGCTGGAACCAAGTGCAGCGGTAAATCTGGCTGCCTCCTCCCATAAGCGCTCGTATCCTGTTTCCCTTGGTCGTGCGGAATGGCCGAACGTGGAAGTCGTTGGTGAGCACGCCTATGGCAAGGCAATCAAGGCGGCGCTCCGCGCCAATGGGGCCTTCTCCGCTCGAAGGACCGACGGTGAAGCTGAAGGCGTTCAGGTGGAGTTGGTTGCCGAGCCGGACAACCCGCACGACTCCAATGCCATAAGTGTTCGGTGGAGAGGCCGGGTGCTTGGTTATCTCAGTCGTGAGGACGCTCCTCGCTATAAACAACCAATCAGGAGAATCATCGCCAGCGGACTCGTCGCCGCAACCACGGCTCGCATGTGGGGCTACGACGGCGCCAAGTTTCGTGCACGCGTCACCGTTGCGCTGCCAGAACCGGAGCTGATCACTCCGCTCAACGAGGCCCCCACGGGCGTGACCACTCTCTTACCGTGGGGATCAGGAATTCAGGTCCTGAAGGAAGAGAACCACTTCGACATACTGTCCAGCCACGTCCCAACTGACGGTCGAGGCCTCCTGCTGGTCAGCCTGCACAAAGAGATCAACACGTTGAAGAACGGCACGCAGCGCCCGTTTGTCGAGGTACGTCTCGACGGCACACGGGTCGGGGAACTCAGCAACGTCACCTCAGCACACCTGCTCCCGCTCCTCGAACACACCGAGGCAGTCGGTGAGACCGCCGTAGCCTACGCCAAGATCACGGGTTCTGCCCTCGCTGCACAGCTCGTCCTCCACGCCGCTAAAGCCACCGAGATCAGCAACGATTGGCTTTCCGAGGGCCCGCACCCTGCCCCGAAGCTCCTCCCGCTGGCTGCGAACTACAAAGTCCCGGCCGCCTACGCGAAGTAG
- a CDS encoding alpha/beta fold hydrolase gives MLHSTRQGSGKPLLLIHGLGSSIGNWNPVIPALAAERDVIAVDLPGCGESAPLTGETTIATLTDAVEAFIRDAELGDVDLVGSSMGARMAMEMARRGHAGTTIALDPGGFWNDRQAAIFGASIKASVALVRRIQPALPFLTGNPVGRTALLAQFSAHPWKLPQDLVLHELRGFKTSTSLDPALNALIHGPRQEGAPAGSLKAKVVIGWGRKDKVTAPSEAARAMELFPDATLHWFDNCGHFPHWDQPAETLRLILDSTA, from the coding sequence ATGTTGCACTCAACCCGGCAAGGCTCCGGTAAGCCACTCCTCCTGATCCATGGGCTCGGTTCCAGTATTGGTAACTGGAACCCGGTAATCCCGGCGCTGGCCGCTGAACGCGATGTCATCGCCGTCGACCTCCCCGGATGCGGCGAATCCGCGCCGCTAACCGGAGAAACCACAATTGCCACGCTGACCGATGCCGTCGAAGCCTTTATCCGCGACGCGGAACTGGGTGACGTTGACCTGGTCGGCAGCTCCATGGGCGCACGGATGGCGATGGAAATGGCACGGCGAGGGCACGCTGGCACCACGATCGCACTGGACCCTGGTGGATTCTGGAATGACCGCCAGGCAGCAATCTTTGGTGCAAGCATCAAGGCCTCCGTCGCACTGGTGCGCCGCATCCAGCCGGCGCTCCCCTTCCTCACGGGCAACCCCGTGGGCCGCACGGCCCTGTTGGCTCAGTTCTCCGCCCACCCCTGGAAGCTGCCGCAGGACCTGGTCCTGCATGAACTTCGCGGGTTCAAGACATCGACCAGTCTGGACCCGGCCCTCAACGCACTGATTCACGGACCCCGCCAGGAAGGCGCACCGGCCGGTTCACTCAAGGCAAAAGTGGTCATCGGATGGGGGCGAAAGGACAAGGTCACCGCTCCCAGTGAGGCGGCGCGGGCCATGGAGCTGTTCCCGGATGCAACGCTCCACTGGTTCGACAACTGCGGTCATTTCCCGCACTGGGACCAACCCGCGGAAACGCTGCGCCTGATCCTCGACAGCACCGCCTGA
- a CDS encoding YoaK family protein — MMALTLVTGVVDAVGYLGLDHVFTGNMTGNVVILAMALAGAANLPTLGPLVALGAFLLGAAVAGFTLQSSPKGWNRRVTLLLTAGCIALTGTAAISLIVEDVGHQSIRVIVAALIAMHMGSQALIARHLGVRDMTTVVITSTMTSLAGESLVGKQRPRLLNRRLGAVLAMFAGAAIGVLLLQIHLSVPIALGIAITAAVTFLGRRWH; from the coding sequence ATGATGGCCCTCACGCTCGTTACAGGTGTGGTTGACGCGGTCGGCTACCTTGGACTCGATCACGTCTTCACCGGAAACATGACCGGCAACGTGGTGATTCTTGCGATGGCGCTGGCCGGGGCCGCGAACCTGCCAACGTTGGGCCCACTGGTAGCACTCGGCGCTTTTCTCCTCGGCGCGGCGGTTGCCGGATTTACGCTCCAGTCAAGCCCGAAAGGCTGGAACCGCAGGGTCACGCTCCTTCTCACAGCGGGTTGTATCGCGTTGACGGGAACCGCCGCCATCTCGCTCATCGTGGAAGACGTCGGCCACCAGTCCATTCGTGTCATTGTTGCCGCCCTTATCGCCATGCACATGGGCTCCCAGGCCCTGATTGCGCGGCATTTGGGCGTACGGGACATGACCACAGTGGTCATTACTTCCACCATGACCTCCCTCGCCGGAGAGTCACTTGTGGGCAAGCAACGGCCCCGGTTACTCAACCGACGGCTGGGCGCTGTCCTCGCTATGTTCGCCGGGGCCGCCATCGGAGTACTCCTGCTCCAGATCCATCTCAGCGTCCCGATCGCCCTCGGCATCGCGATCACCGCCGCTGTGACGTTCCTGGGGAGACGCTGGCATTGA
- a CDS encoding flavin reductase family protein: MFHAYPTDTWLGGPEQSFPSSLSADDFKALFRGHPGGVAVVTADAGDGPVALTVSSVVSVSAEPPLLIFSVSALSSASAVLSRAETVVVHLLDAHDVDLAKFGATPGADRFDQTHRWSALATGEAVYEDVRAWVRCAVINRMEVGTSTIVAVHALESHVMRDVQAGEPGDALVYHNRSWHRLGEHSKLEA, translated from the coding sequence ATGTTTCACGCCTACCCTACGGACACGTGGCTTGGGGGCCCGGAGCAAAGCTTCCCGTCCTCCCTGTCGGCCGACGACTTCAAAGCACTGTTCCGTGGCCACCCGGGAGGTGTCGCCGTCGTGACGGCGGATGCAGGCGACGGACCGGTGGCGCTGACGGTCTCGTCGGTCGTGTCAGTGAGCGCAGAACCTCCGCTGCTCATTTTCTCGGTCTCGGCACTGTCCTCTGCGTCCGCGGTGCTGTCGCGCGCCGAAACCGTCGTCGTGCACCTCCTGGACGCGCACGACGTCGACCTGGCCAAGTTTGGCGCGACCCCCGGCGCCGACCGCTTTGACCAGACGCACCGCTGGTCGGCCCTGGCGACCGGCGAAGCGGTCTATGAGGATGTGCGCGCCTGGGTGCGCTGCGCCGTCATCAACCGGATGGAGGTGGGAACCTCCACCATCGTCGCCGTTCACGCCCTGGAGTCACACGTGATGCGTGACGTCCAAGCGGGCGAACCCGGCGACGCCCTGGTCTACCACAACCGTTCATGGCACCGCCTGGGCGAGCATTCCAAGCTTGAAGCCTGA
- a CDS encoding methionine synthase: MNTLLPTTLVGSLPKPSWLAQPETLWSPWKLEGDALLEGKQDALRIAIHEQSRRGIDIVSDGEQTRQHFVTTFIEHLSGVDFEQRKTVRIRDRYDASVPTVVGPVHREKPVFVDDAKFLRATTDKPIKWTLPGPMTMVDTLYDDHYKSREKLAWEFATILNQEAKELEAAGVDIIQFDEPAFNVFLDEVKDWGVAALERAAEGLRAETAVHICYGYGIKANNDWKATLGSQWRQYEETFPLLQSSSIDIISLESQNSHVPMDLIELLRGKKVMLGAIDVASEAIETPEEVADTLRKALQFVDADKLIPSSNCGMAPFPRDVALAKLSALSAGTDIVRRELRRSAPTAS, from the coding sequence ATGAACACACTCTTGCCCACCACCCTTGTCGGAAGCCTGCCGAAACCATCGTGGCTCGCACAGCCGGAAACTCTCTGGTCCCCATGGAAGCTGGAGGGAGATGCGCTGCTCGAGGGCAAGCAGGATGCGCTGCGCATCGCCATCCACGAGCAGAGCCGGCGCGGCATCGACATCGTCAGCGACGGCGAGCAAACCCGCCAGCACTTCGTCACGACCTTCATCGAGCATCTCAGCGGCGTCGACTTTGAACAGCGCAAGACCGTGCGCATCCGTGACCGGTACGACGCGAGCGTGCCGACCGTCGTCGGACCGGTGCACCGCGAAAAGCCGGTATTCGTCGACGACGCAAAATTCCTCCGCGCTACCACCGACAAGCCGATCAAATGGACTCTTCCCGGCCCGATGACGATGGTGGACACACTCTACGATGACCACTACAAGAGCCGCGAGAAGCTGGCCTGGGAGTTCGCCACGATCCTGAACCAGGAGGCGAAGGAACTGGAGGCCGCGGGCGTGGACATCATCCAGTTCGATGAGCCCGCGTTCAATGTCTTCCTTGATGAGGTCAAGGACTGGGGCGTGGCTGCACTTGAGAGGGCGGCGGAAGGACTGCGTGCGGAGACCGCCGTGCATATCTGCTACGGCTACGGGATCAAGGCGAATAATGACTGGAAGGCGACGCTCGGCTCACAGTGGCGTCAGTACGAGGAAACGTTCCCGCTGCTGCAGAGCTCCAGCATCGATATCATCTCGCTGGAATCCCAGAACTCCCACGTGCCCATGGACCTCATCGAGCTCCTCCGCGGCAAGAAAGTCATGCTGGGCGCGATCGACGTCGCCAGCGAGGCCATCGAGACGCCGGAGGAGGTCGCCGACACCCTCCGCAAGGCACTGCAGTTCGTTGATGCGGACAAGCTCATCCCCAGCTCCAACTGCGGCATGGCCCCGTTCCCCCGGGATGTCGCCCTCGCCAAGCTGAGTGCCCTCAGTGCAGGGACGGACATCGTCCGCCGGGAACTCCGCCGCTCCGCCCCCACGGCGTCATAG